A window of Cynocephalus volans isolate mCynVol1 chromosome 3, mCynVol1.pri, whole genome shotgun sequence genomic DNA:
ATTAATGCTGGATCCTGTCTCAGTGTGGCAGGAAGTAACATTCATTAACGGATTCATTAACTAATTGAAAAGAGGTAGCTACATCCAGCTCATTGAGAAGCATTCCAATAAGGTTGATTGTACTTCTgtgtttaacatttattaaaatatgatgTATTTGTGCTGTTGTGATCAAGTGCAAATAATTATTTTGGTCATTTATTCCAGGAGAAAACTTAGTTTTATGCtcacaggaaatttaaaataatccaaaCTCGTATGCCATTTTTGTGGCAGATAAATACAAAGTgataaataaaaaacttttgaaacattaaaaataatattacattgggTTCAGATTCTGTGGGGGAAGTGAAATGGAAGTACAAGttcaaggaaaaaagaaggaacatAAATAGGTAACTATTAACGGAGGGTTCTCACGTATTTTTTTTGCTGTTCGTTTTTTTAAAAGTGGGTGCCAGTGAGTATTAAATCAGGATGGCATATTCCATAGGAAACACCTGAAGAGTGAATTATATAATaggcttatatttaaaaattaatatttataatatgccAGAAATTATATcctttgaaattatttataattatattgaaatttcaatgtCAACTTAAAAATGAGCAAGGGAGCACACAGACTTCTGGAATTCTTTCAGGAGGTTCCTGAATGAGCTGTTTGAGGACTGCTGCCCTGGGAAATGAACTGATGGATACTTTCGATCTGGGGCTGTGGGGCTGCAGCTGGGGCCCTGAAATGACCTCATTGCCAGCTCCTTCCCCAAATCACTGAGTGGGCCCAGGGGAGAAATGAGGGCCAGAAGCCTTAGGGGAAGGAACATCCCCAGAATCCCTATCTTCACTGAGTGGGATGGAAATCTCCACTCAGGGAGGAGTGGGCTCCTGCGGTAGGACTTGGGTCAGGTCCGCCCCCATATCATGAAAAGATTTCCTGGAGTCTTGGAGCTGCAACAAGACTTAGGCCCTGAAAGGGAACCACAGTGTGACCAATTTGCTGTGcatgggaaatattttatttttactatttactCTCACAGAGTCAGGTTTTCCTTTCTCTAATCCTTATCTCCTAGACACACTCAGGCCTGGGACTTCCCCAGGTGTGAAGCCAAGGTGGGCAGGTAACACCAAgagggcaagaggaagcaaggggaCCCCATGGCAGAAATACCAGCCTGGGAGCCAGTGGGGGTTGGAGAGTGCCCCTTCCCCAGGGTTACTAGGCAGCAGCCCTAGATAACTGTTCATCACTAGATAAGCGCTGTAAGCGCCCCAATCTTGCTTGCTTGTTCACTGGTGTACCTAGCACACGGTAAGTGCTCggtaaatatttgcagaatgacCAAATGTCAGTGGACCCCCTACCCCCTAATTCTACACAGAGAAAAACTGGGCTCAGAAAGGTGAAGTGATTCATTCAAGGCCATACAAGGCTAAACCAGGACAAGAACCAAGGTCCCTTGATGCTTCCTGGGCCCTAGAGCCTCAAGGAGGCACAGTTTGACTGCCCTCAGCCTTGCCTTTCCCTGCCCGACCACTAACGCCTGCTGGCAGGGCTAAGGCGGGGCTCCCCTTGGGCCCAGCCTCCTTGCCGTCCCTGGGCCCCTCGCACACTCACAGGTGGCAGTCTGTGGGTCTCTGcttgtctctcttcctcttccccctgccCTTGGGTCTCCTCCTGCAATAAGCCAAAAGCGTCAGGAGAGGGTGGCTGGGGTCCCCCATGCTAGGACAGGGGCTGGCAGGCCCAGGAATAGCCCGAGCCCCAGCCAGGCCACTTACCTTTCTGGCTTCATCTTCTCCCGCAGAGGTCTGGggaaacaaaagacagagggCAGGGCGAATTAGGAAAGTGTGAGTGGGGGTCCCTGCCACCCCCCACACCTCCCCTCAGACCTCCTGGTCTTGAGTCCTGCAGTTGACACTGAGGCCACTAGGGGGTAGCATGGAGCTGGTGAGGGGGACATGGCCAGAGGGCCCTGGGCTCTCACTCCGAGAGAGAGGTGCGAATTCCCTCTTGGGGCCCTTCGCCACACCCTTCTGCACTCCTCAGCCTCCTGGCATCACATCTGGGTCTTTCTGAGTCTGTTCTCTGCTGCTTCACTTTCTCTGTTcacttcctccccttccttccaggGCGCACTCTGGAAGATTCCTCAAGGACAGAAAATGATGGGCAAGGCCGGGGACTGGGGATGGTTGCTGCCAGCTCGGTCTGCCTGTCAGGGCGCTGCCCTCCCCCACCAGGCAACAGCCATGTTCCAGCTCTGCCTCGAGGGGCTGTGGCTGTTGGCCCAGAAACAAGAAGAAAGGTGTCCCTGTTGCCGAGCCCATTGGAAGGGGACAGGGCCTCAGTCTTCCCTGGGAACAGTGGTTGGAGGCATGGGACAGTTGGCTTTGGGGCCAGAAAATGCTGCCCTAGGCTGGCCTCTCCCTTGGGAGCCAGGGCAGGGCACCAGGGCCTCTTGGGACTGCCTGGTCATACCTCACCATATTGGGCAAGTCAGAGACATTCTCggaacctcagtctcctcatctgctTGCCCCAGAAGAGTGGCTGTGAGGACAAAGCTGATGTAGAAGGTGAAAGGTCACCATCCAGCACTGTGCCAGGAGCTATTGTTAAATGGCTGATCCCTGGCTGGGAGGGATGGGAGGAAGCAGGTTGAGGCAGGGCCCCCAGTTCTGGCACAGTGAAGAGGGCCTAGCAAGAGGTGCAGCCAGAGCCCTGGACGCTCGGCAGGGCCACACCCATGGCAGTACAGGGGCTACTGGAAGACGTGCTAGTGGCCACGAGAGGTAGCATGAAAAAAACGCAGGCTGAGGAGTGAGACAGGCTGGAGCTCAGATCCCTCCTCCCACACTCACTTGCTGTGGCCAATCACATAACTGTATGAAACCTgggtgtcctcatctgtaaaataggggggCAATAGTACCTACCTCCTATGATGGTCATGAGAGCAGGGGCCCTGTCTGTCTCGCTCACCACTATGTCCCAAGCATCTAAGACAGTGTCTGGCAAACAGtaggtgctcgataaatatttgtgaataaatgaGAGGACACATTTGAGTGCCTAGTGTGGGGCTAGGCACAGAGTAGGTGCACAGTAAATGGTGGTTCCCCCCTCTTCTCACCCCAGGCCAGGGCACTGGACCTCGAGTCTGGGGCCTTCATCCATGGCCCAGTGGTACAAGGAGCAGCATCTCAGCCTGCTTCTCTCCTCCCTGAACCTGGCTGGCAGTGCCAGGCATGCTGTTCCTGGTGACAAGTGCCCCAGGCCCAAGTGCAAGACTGGTGCTGGTCAGAGGCTCTGcaggttgggggagggagaggtggcAGGGGTGCCGCAACTTTAAAGAAACCACAGTGCCTCCTTTCTTCTGCCCCTTTCCTCCACCAGGGCTTgtccttttctctgcttctcagCCCAGTCTGCCCCCTCCCAGGGGCAGGCAGCATGGACCGGGGCTCTCTAGACTCACACTGTTTTTGTCTCCAAGCACCTCTTCCAGGGGCCTGTGGCAGCTGCCTCCTGTCTTGGAAGAGGGGACAACGTGCTGAGGCCTGCAAGTCTGGGAGGGACCCAAGCTTCCTCTTCCCCTGTCACCAGCCGCTGGGATCAGCTCCCCACGCAAAACTGCCTGGTGGGGGTAGAAAATGAATGACGGCTGCCCCCGGTCCCTGACTTCCTTGGTCTTCCTCAGCTGGGTGCAGCCTCTGCCTCCGTCCCTGCCCTGGGGCCCATCTTTGCTGATGCTGCCTAGTGCAGGGGACCTATCCTTGCTACCCACCTGAGGACCTACCTGCACTCACAGCGTACGTGCTGAGAGAATGTCAGCTCCACATAGGACGGCCAGTCCCCAGAGCGAATCTTCAGGAGCTGCGAGAAGAAAAGGGTTGGCCCATGGGTTTCCAgcactctctcccctccccccatgtgAGGAGGACCAGACTCCCCATTTCCCACCAGCCCTCATTCTGCTTTGAGTGTGGGGCAAACAGTGCTCACACCTGCATGGGGATCTGAGGGAGGTCTCTGTCCCTCCCTACCCAGGACCACCAGTACCGCAACAGTACAGGAAGGGGACCCATGTTCTGGAGGCAGAGAGACCTGTGTTCAAATCTCAGCCTTTCTACCTCCTGAGCAAGTGAAATAACATCTCTGAATCTCAAGTTCCTCCTCCATGAAACAGGAATGACACCTGCCTCAAAGGTGTGAGCAAAGCTCAGGGGCTGAGCTTGCTCAAGAGGGCACCAAAAGCTCCTGGTATAAACAAGGAGTTCTTTAATACAAGTAGATTTCTTTCCAGCCTCAACTAGATATCCTGAGTCAAGACAGAGTTTGTGGAGGCCTGACAAAGATGATGCAGATGGAGGCGAATGGGCTCAGAGCCAAGACGGGGGCTCAGGAAGGAGGGGCCCTGTGCTGGGGAGGTAAGGACACTGGCCTGGGAGTCAGGTTCCAGTCTCAGGATTGTGGCTTGCCTCCTGCCCTCTCTGAGTCCCTCCTAGTGAACAGGTCCTGTGGCCCCACGAGCAGGGTGCAGAGGATGGCAGGCGGGGCGACAGTGAGGAGAGCCTTCCTACCTGCATGGTGACATTGACCGTCTCCACCGGCACACAGTGCAGGTTCTCATCACCACAGCAGCCGGTGCAGCGCAGCAGGGACACACAGGATGGGCTGAACATGTGCTCCACCTCACTGGGGTACTCAGTCACGATGTCCACCAGCCTCTCCAGTGCCCGGCAGTAGCTGCGGCCCCACACTTCCTGGAAGGGCACCACTGCAAGGATGCAAGAAGGCTGGGTCAGGAGAGCAGGGACCTGCTCCTTGAAGCCCCAGGCCTGGCTCCCGAGACCCTACCGGGCCTTCCAGGTTCAGCCCACACCCCCTCGTCCAGGAAGCCCTCAGCCCTATCTGAGCTCCCTCTGCCCTGAGCTCCCGATGTGATCCCTCTGTGATGCCTGCTGGACCTCAGCTCATCTGCTGGACGGAAACCCCAGTGGACAGAATCTCTCAGTGACCAGGGCTCTCTGCTCTGTTCTCAGCTCGCACCCATGTCTGCCTTAGTTCCTGGAAGCTCTGAGGAGAGTGCCCTGCAGCTCTCCAGGCAGGCCCTGTTCATCTTTCTCAGGCCTGATCCGGGACTGCCTTCGTCTTGGGGAACTTGCAGGGAACAGTCATTTCTGGGGTCCTGGGGGGAGGGCTGGCCTTCCCCTCAGTCCTCTGCTCAAaaaccttccatggctccctCATTTCCTGCCCCTCTCTGTGCCAGCTCCTCCACCTGGCAACAAGGACCACATCCAGCAATGCACCCTCCTGCCTCTCCAGTTAGTCCGACAGCCCTCACACTGGGCCAGGGCAGCATCACATTAACTCGCGACTTCGGGCTCTTGCGCTTCGTGGTCCATCTGGGTGCTGTCCTTTCCCCTCATTTCTACCCAGATGAAGCCTACCCCCACTTCTCAGGGCCCACCTCCTCTCCCAAGCCTTCTCCAACTATTCCACTATGAACAGATGTTCCTCCCTAGGGCGTAGCTTGGCCCCAGGGCTTGCCTTATCTTGGTCATTGGTGGCTCTTATCTCCTTTACAACCAAATTGAGACTCTGAGGACAGGGACAGAGGAGGTACCCGGTAAACACGGGCTAAGTAATTCCTGATTGATTAGGTGATAGTTCACAGAGGATTATCAGGGACATCCCCAAACCCCACCATGTCCTGGTGGTCATGAATGGGATCTTTTGAGAGCTGAACTGGAACCCCTCAAAGATGCTGCTTCTTCGGGGCAAGGCCACACAGAGGCTCACGgggagtggcagagccaggaaagCTGGCTTCTAGTCCTGGCCCTATACCGGCTGTGCAACCTTGGAGAGGTCATCAACCTTTCTGggtgtatccatttcctccactgGGGAAAAAGGAGAAGGCTGGGAACAGACGGTTGCCAAGGTCCCTCCCACTCCGACAGACCGTCCATGATTTTGTGCACACAGCCCAGTTGGCCCAGCCTTGAGACCATGGGCCTGGGCCATCCTGCTCTGCATCAAGGGCCTCTCCTAGCAGCCCCTCACTGCCTAGGGCCCTTCCTAGGAGGCAGAAGGGGCCAAAGTCCATTCCCCTGAGCCTATGAGGATGGGAGTCTCAGGGTaatctcagaagaaaaataaacttcagtCCTAGCAGAGGCCCTCAGGAAAGCTGCGAGCTGGTAGAAAATACCCAGGAGGTGGCCCATCCGTGTGGAGCTGGCTGAGGTGGCTGCAGAGGCAATAAACTGTGCTTATCTGGGTGTCTGCTGCTTCGTTCTGCCCTGCTCTGCTGAGGGGGCACCAGGGCTGGGCCAAAGGCTGGGATGGGGATGCAGGAGCCTCCCCTGACTCTACCTCTCCAGGCCACTGGACACTCCCCTTGGACACAAGTGGGCAACAGGCCCTCTCCCCTAAGGGgccctgaagcccagagaagtctGCCTTTGCAATACGGGGTCAGAGAGCACCTCCCTCCCTATCGCCAGCTCCATGAGCTGTGTGTTTAGTCTAAAATCTTCGTGAGCACTACATGATTCTGAACGTTTAATCTCCACCTTGGAAAACATAAATAACAGCAGACGAATAGCCAGTCACCAAAGCACCAGTGAAGGCTCAGGCTCCAGTCCTGGGACCAGCCATCAGGGAGGGGAAGGGCAGCAGAAAAGGGGCACCTCAGCCCCCAACCCTCCGGCAAACACTCTCCCACCCACTGGGCTCAGCAGAGCTGCTGGGCCTCGGCGGTAGAAGACGGATTTCCTTTCCTCACCCCACATCCCACCATGCAGACTCTGCGTCAACAGAACTCAGGCTTCAGGGCCTTGAAATCCTGAAAGCTGCCACTTTCTGGGCCACGTGGCCAGACTGTGtcgggggagggctggggaggaagaGAGCCAAGGCTGACTTGCCTGGCGGTCACCAGGAAAGGGGGCAGCTCACCCCTGGAGGCCCTGTCGAGGCATGTGGGAGCAACCAAGGGTGCTGGAGAGGGCTGGGCTGCAGGAGCTCAGTGACCGCTCATGCCACGTGGGCTGAGCCCCTCAAGAAAGATCTCTGCCCAGCTGCACCCGCGAGCACTTCTGCTGCTGGCCCAGACACGCTCTGGGTGGGGGTCGTGGGGAGAGGACTGGGAGGCTCCTGGCCAAGGCTGGGTGGTCCCATGAGGGCTGCTCCTGGGGCCACGAGTGGGCACTCAGCTTGCTCGCCAGCCCCGTGGGTGAGCCTCTCATCTGGCCCCCGTTGCCTACTGCCCAGGATGACAGAGCCCCAGGAGGGAGCTGTTTAATTCTGAGAGCAAGCTTCTGGGGAGGCGCCGCAGGGCTGGGCAGAGCTGCTGGCCACCAGCCCGAGCCCAGCAGGTGTCCTCTCCATGGTCAATGGCAGGGCACACAGCCAGCCTGCCACAAGGGACACCCTGCCATGCCTGCTCAGCTGCTGAGCCGTTAGGAGACCTGGTGCTGAGCGCTCCAGTTCTGCCAGATATACTGAGCAGTGTCTGAGGCATTAGGCGACCCCAGtggcctctctaagcctcagcttcTTCCTCTAGAAAATGTGAAGAATACTAATGCCTTCCTAGATCACAGCCTTGTGGTCAGGAGGGAATTATAGTAAATGCCCAACACTATTACCATGAACAGTTGTAGCAAAAACCAACATCCACGGCTGGACCGTGCTGTCTCTTGCTCTGGTGTTAGCAAGAGGGACTGGCATTTTCAGATTTCAATAACTGAGGTCCGAAGTTCATTGTACTTTTCCTGGCCCCAATACAGCCTCCCTGATTAGGATGACAGATGAGCTGACCTAATAAACCTACACTTCCAAGCCTCCTCACCCCAGATCCTGGGAGATATATACACCTGTGTCTCCTCCATAACGTCAGAAATTCTACAAgcttagaaaaagaaggaatttagATATTATGTGGTCTAAtgcttccattttatagatgaggaaactgaggctcaggcatCTTTGGTAGCTGTTGTCTGAACTACACAAAAAGGCGTGGTGTGGAAGTGGGGAATACATTCCTCCCCAAATCCAACAGAGCATAATATTGTACTAGTtccagaggacacagcaaggGGGAAGTCAATGAAGTCATGAGCAGCTACTTCTCTCACCTGCTTAGTGGCCAAGGGGCCTGGGTCTCAGCCAGAACTGGGAGAGGCTGGCTGCCAGGCAGGCAGGCGGGTGGGCGGGCAGGCCGGCCGGCAGAGGGTGTTTCCAGTCCCTGACAGCTatcacgcgtgtgtgtgtgtgcacgtccCTACACGCCCCCTCTCCCACGGCACAGTGGTAAGCCTCAGCAGTGGTGTGTGGCTGCTCTGCACATTTtggagaggcagggaaggaggagtGAGACAGGGGGGCTGGCATGGGTCTCCTGCCCTCTGCACGTATGTCTCTTTGGCAAACGTCTCATTGCCCTTTGAAGATTCCCTCTTGATGCAACCTGGGCGGGAAGTGGAGGGGCCAGGGAGGGCGTAACTCATGTTCTGTCTGTTTATAATCAATGGAGAGGCCTGGTCAGATCCCTGCAGCTCCAtcagggctgggctgctggggagGGGCCTCACCCCTCCCTGATCCTCTGGACTGAGAGGCCTACTATGTCCAGCTCCCAGACCCCTAGTCTGACCCCTGGCACTCACTGCCCACCTTGCCCTCCTAGACCCCAGCTGCATCCTTACATCAGGCTGGGAAGGGGCTCTGAGCTGGCCAGACATCCTGGGTATGTTGGCCCCAGCCCTACTCTGTGTGCTGGGTGACCCTGGCCTAGGAATGTACCTCCCTAGGACTCTGAGTCACAATGGGGGGATCTCTTAAGCTCTGCCAACTTCATCAGCCAGGATGTCTAGCTTGTAGACTCTCCCCAACTTATTATCAGCCTGCACTCATCCTTTATGCCAATCCCTTGCCATCCTCTGCTGAGgcttggaagaaaagaaaagagggacTTGGTTAGCACACATACGCCCAGCCTAGCCGGCTTACCTTCCACCTCTGATGAGCTGTTCCCAGGAGACAAAGCCCACTGCTGTGGACAGAAAGATGCAAAGATAAGGTTGGGGGGGGGACACCATGGGGCTCTGAGCTCTGGGGCCAAGTGTGATGGCAAGAGGGGAGAGGCTCATCCAAGCTCCTTCCTGCCCgatacacacacactctgccCTGTCTCAGAGCTGCCTCTTTCCAGATGCAACTAAAAACCCACCGGACCCTGAGTAGGTCCCacccctctctggcctcagtttcctcatttggaaaaagGTAGGAGGATGGAGGCTTTTGGGGACCTTGTGTCTTCTGTGTCCCCCAAATCTTGCAAGCCTGCTGGGTCTCCCTTCCACCCAGCCCCCAGACAGCCTTGCTGGCCCTGCACAGCCCGCCTTGGCTGGGTGCCAGAGCCCAGGGGGAGGTGATCAGCTGGTGGGAGCTCAGGGGCTGGAGCGGGTGGCGCCATGAGCCGGTGCTGCCGGTAATGTTACACCTCTGGCCAGCTCTGCAGAAGGCAGGCGGGTGGCTGGGCTGCTTAGCCCCTGGAGGACTGCCCAGCCCACCCCTCTCCTGGGCTCGGGCTGGGGACTCCCGGGACAGTGGGGCAGCACAGTGGGAAGGGAGCTCATTGGCTTTGTCAGGATTTTGCTGCCCAAGCTGGCTTCCAGCCAGACTCACCCAGCTCCTGGGAAAAGGGCCCTGCTCACTTCCCCAGGCCCTGCACTCAGGACCTCCGGCCACCCACCCAGGAGAGAGGGCATAGTGGGACCCCTTgcctcaccccccacccacctAGGAGCCCCTGGCTCAGCCCTAAGCCCTGGTGGGGGCAGGGCCCagcctccccacctccagcctcttcagccatcccccccccccccgacaccCCACCAGGCCAGGTCAGAGGTCCTGGGGGTGCTTGGCTGCTCACAGCGCCTCGACTCTGACCGCGAGGGCAGGGACCCGCCTGGGATTAGTGAACAGATGCTTTTAGCAAAGCCACCAGGGCTCCAGGGGCCAGACaggaaacctccctcccctcttgtggcttccctgcccccaccaagATAGCCCCCAGGAGCTGCGACAACCCAGCCTGAGGTCTCCACCAAGACGGCGTGGGTACAACCTGGCCCCTGGGAAGTGTGTGGACATCCTTGGAGGTGCCGCTCCCTGGAATGGGCCAGTGATTTCAGAGTCCCGTGCTTCGAGTGCTGGGATGGGAATATCTGGGGAGCCAGGCTGGGGGTCGGGGTAGTTCTTACCTGGGGGGGCACCGTGGGCAGCGCCAGCCCAGCCAGGAGCTGCAGGAAGCACGTGGCCAGCCTCAAGGCAAGCATCTTCTCAGACGTCCCGAGCCAGGGGGCTCCAAGGGAAAACCACCATGCTCGTCCCCCTGGGGGAGCCCCTGGCACAGGAGGGGAAGAGCTGAGCGAGGGGCTGGATGCCCCGTTTACTGCTGCCCCGAAGCCCCAGCCGGTGGCCTGGGCATCCTCTGAAAGCCCGGAGGACTCGGGAGCCCGCAGGTAAGCCTGTGGCTGGGGGACCTGCTGGGGAGCGGCccggcagggcagggcagggcgggGCGGGACAGGCGGGTCCCTGGGAGGGTCGGCCGGACGCGCAGTGCCACCCCGGGTCCTCTCGCGGCTGGGCAGTGGTCTGAAGGTGCAGTTTCCTCCTCAGCCAGCGGCTCCCTTCTGGGACCGAGGCTTGTCGGCGACTGGGTTTCAGGGGCTGGGAACCGGGGCGGGGACCCGGCGCGCCCCGCCCACCGCAGACGAGGCTCCGGACCCACTCCCGGGAGCGGCCGAGCGCGGGGCGGGCGgccggggcggcggcggcggcggcggcggcgcgggcccGAGCGCGCTGGGCCCCGCGGTGCGTGGCGGGGTCGCTCCGGGCACAGATCCCGACGCCCAGCCGGAGCCCTGCGCGCAGCTTCTCCCGGGCCGGTGCCTAGGGCGTCCGCTGACCCAGACAGCACCCTGGGGTGCCAGCCCGCCGAGGGGGCCCACAGCTTCGCGCCGGCTCCTCTGGGCCAGCCCCCTTGGGTGGCGGCATCCAGGCGTGGAGCCCGACATTTGCCACCGAGGCTCGTGACTATAACGGCCCCCGCAGGAACCGCGGCCCCCAGATCCCTGGGAAGGCAGCAGCTTGGTCTGGCGCTTCCTGGCCATCTCATGCCATCCCACAGTCCTGCGGGTGAAGAGATCACTAGCCCCGTTTGACAGAAGACACCCAGCCCCCGAGAGTGCCCCTGCCTGCATGTGGCAACGCACAGAGGCACTTCTGGAAAGTGCGCGCGCGCGCCCGGGTGGCCGAGGAACCCGCAAAGACAAAATCCAAGCCCTGGGACTCCAGACCAGCGCCCCCACTGCactagtccgtttctgttgcttataacaaaatacatatgactgggtattttataaagaaaacgaaatttattgcttacactttcagaggctgggaagtccagagtccagggaacacatctggtgagggtcttggtggtggcaacaatggcagagcagagacacgcagactctcctcttcttttaaagccctagaaccacgtccctgaccaccatttgtaatccattcactactgcacggtcctacaatctaatcacttcttctaggccccacctttcaattaacataatagatttcccaccctcttaacagtcacagtgggggccatgtttctaatgcataaaacctgggggatgcaattcaagcttcagtgagttttggagggacataattcaatccactacacccaccTGCTACACCACCTGCTGGCCAGGAAGTCAGAGAATAGAACAGCCCAGCTGTGGGTCACCCATGGGAGACACCTCAGGGCACCTGGCTGGGGATCTGGCACTATTTCCTCCTGGGGAAGCAGTCCTCTCAGACTCTCCCTGAgatacaagccaaggagaggcctAGGGCACCTCCTCCTGGTCCTAGGAGAGGAGGAGCTGCTCCTAGTGGCAGGGGTCCCCGGACGGaggtctgtgtgtgtatatgcgtgTACGTGGGCATTTGTGTGTGACTGTAAAGACATGTGTGCTATGTGTCTGAGTCTCTGTGTGGTCTGAATGTCTGCATGTGCCAAGTGTACGTCCAAATAGGACTCTGGTGTGGGTCGGGTCTCTTGTCATCTCTGTAGGcttgtgtgattgtgtgtgtgtgtgtgtgtgtgtgtgtgtgtgtgtgtatctctgaGTCAGCTGTGCCTGAATATGGGTTTCAGTAGGATTGTCAGTTTGTATGCCTGCCTGTGtctttgcatgtgtgtgtctttgtgtgtgaaTATGTTGACGGGCGTCTGTGTGTGattgtgcatttgtgtgtgccACCCCTTGGTCCTTGATTCTTCtttaccaccaccaccctcaCCACCCTCTGGGCCCAGCTCCCTGGCTGCAAGAACCTGGCAGGATTTGGAGTCATGAGTTGGCTGGGCCTGGGGATGGTGGGCCgctgagggggaggaggaaggcctGGGAGGTGGCCCCTACAGCTCACATTCCAGCCAGAGGCAGGAAGGCCAGGGCAGCCCCAGCTCTCACCCCAGTGACCTCTGCGTCCACTGCCTGCCTGCCCACCCACGAGGGGCTGCCAGAGACGCCGCCTCCTGCCTGG
This region includes:
- the PGF gene encoding placenta growth factor isoform X1; the protein is MLALRLATCFLQLLAGLALPTVPPQQWALSPGNSSSEVEVVPFQEVWGRSYCRALERLVDIVTEYPSEVEHMFSPSCVSLLRCTGCCGDENLHCVPVETVNVTMQLLKIRSGDWPSYVELTFSQHVRCECRPLREKMKPERRRPKGRGKRKRDKQRPTDCHLCGDAVPRR
- the PGF gene encoding placenta growth factor isoform X2, which codes for MLALRLATCFLQLLAGLALPTVPPQQWALSPGNSSSEVEVVPFQEVWGRSYCRALERLVDIVTEYPSEVEHMFSPSCVSLLRCTGCCGDENLHCVPVETVNVTMQLLKIRSGDWPSYVELTFSQHVRCECRPLREKMKPERCGDAVPRR